GAGATAAGTATAAAAACAGCTAAGGGCACAGATGTAGGCACCGTTCGTTGTAGTGAACCATCTTGTTTAATCGGTAAAGACAAGCATCACCACATTAAACTACATGGTTTTAAAGTGTCAAAAGAACACGCTAAGTTATATTACCGTCCCGAGGGTATTTTTTTAGAAGACAGAGCTAGTCGTACAGGTACATTTGTTAATAGCCAAAAAATTGAGTCTGCAGGACCTTTATCTGAGTCTGATAGAATCGAAATTGGTGGTTATCATATTTACGTAAAAGCTGAAAACAAACACTCTACAAATTCGAGCCAATCGTTTAATACAAGCGCGTCAACAAATAGACCTTTAGGCCCAGACCTCGAAACTGACATTTCAGTTCCGAGCAAGCCAATGCCTGAAACTAAAATAGAAGGTCATGATTTGGCTCAAGGTGACAACGACGAGACGCGACAAAAAATTAGAGAGCGTAACGAATGGCGTAGACGTGTTCACAAGGAACTGATCAATCAAATTGATTTAAGACGAGTCAATGTATCTGAAATGTCCGATGAAGAATTGCGCTCTCAAAGTGGAAATTTAATCTCAAACATAATTAAAGGATTAAATGTACCTCCGCATATAGATGGACAAGAGCTCGCTAAAGAGGTTTTGGATGAATCTGTTGGTTTAGGTCCTTTGGAAGCACTTGTCAACGACAAAAATGTGTCTGAAATTATGGTAAACGCTTATGATGAGATCTTTTATGAACGCTCTGGAAAGCTTTTTCTTTCAGATATTAGCTTTACCGACCAACAGGCTGTGCTTAGTGCAATTGAACGAATAGTGACTCCAATTGGGCGTCGTATCGATGAAGGGCAGCCAATGGTTGATGCGCGCTTAAAAGATGGTTCTCGAGTTAATGCAATAATTCCGCCATTAGCATTAAAGGGACCCTGTATCACAATTCGTAAGTTCATGGAAAAAAAGTTAGAGATAGAAGACCTCATTAACTTTGGTTCAATGAATGAAAATATGGCTAACTTCTTAAAAACTACTGTTTTAAATAAGCGAAATGTCGTTATTTCGGGTGGAACAGGTTCGGGTAAAACAACATTACTGAATGTGTTATCAAACTTTATTCCAGATGATGAACGCATTATTACTGTTGAAGATGCGGCTGAATTAAAACTTTACCAACCAAACTTAGTGTCACTTGAAGCAAGGCCACCTAACCAAGAAGGCAAAGGTGCTGTTGAAATTCGAGATTTAGTTAAAAACTGTTTACGTATGCGCCCGGACAGAATTGTAGTAGGCGAGTGTCGTGGCGGTGAAGCGTTAGATATGCTGCAAGCAATGAATACGGGTCATGATGGTTCTTTAACTACCGCTCACGCAAACACTCCGCGAGACTGTATTTCCCGTCTTGAAGTCATGGTTATGATGGCGGGAATGGATTTACCAATAATGGCGATACGCGAACAAATTGGCTCAGCAGTAAATATGATTGTTCAACAATCACGTTTTAGTGATGGCTCGAGGCGTGTTACGTCAATTACAGAAGTTACCGGCGTAGAGGGTAACACCTTGCAATTGTCTGAAATTTTCAAATTTAAGCAAACAGGGTATGACCAGAACGGGAAGGTCGTTGGGCACTATATGGCAACAGGTATGGTGCCTGAGTTTTATGAAAATCTCCGAGATCGTGGTATTGATGTAGATCTAAGTATCTTCAAACCTGAGGTGCCAAATGTCTAGTGTCTTATTGATGGTAATAGTTGGTATATCCGTTGCTATTTTAGTGTTCGGAGGCTCTTTTATTTCACAAGAGTTAGCGCAAAAATACCATGAAACCTTCAAATACAATGCGAAGCGTAACCTTTCTGACATGTTTCTATTTATTGAACCAGGAAAGCTTTTTGTTGGAAACATTGTCTTAATGGTTGTTACTTTTATTGTCGTGTGGGCTTATACAGGCGCATGGTTTGTAGCATTAATTGCGGTTATTGGCATGGCTATTTTACCGCCGTATTTGTACAAGTATTTACAAAAACGACGTCGTAAAAAGTTTATTCAACAATTGCCTGATGGATTGAATATGATCTGCGCATCAATGCGCTCAGGTTCAAGTTTAATTAACGCCATAGAGGCTATGGTGCAGGAAGCTGAAGCGCCAATTTCTCAAGAGTTTTCACTCTTTTTAAGAGAGCAGCGGTTGGGGGTAGATTT
This region of Pseudoalteromonas spongiae UST010723-006 genomic DNA includes:
- a CDS encoding ATPase, T2SS/T4P/T4SS family; translated protein: MFEISIKTAKGTDVGTVRCSEPSCLIGKDKHHHIKLHGFKVSKEHAKLYYRPEGIFLEDRASRTGTFVNSQKIESAGPLSESDRIEIGGYHIYVKAENKHSTNSSQSFNTSASTNRPLGPDLETDISVPSKPMPETKIEGHDLAQGDNDETRQKIRERNEWRRRVHKELINQIDLRRVNVSEMSDEELRSQSGNLISNIIKGLNVPPHIDGQELAKEVLDESVGLGPLEALVNDKNVSEIMVNAYDEIFYERSGKLFLSDISFTDQQAVLSAIERIVTPIGRRIDEGQPMVDARLKDGSRVNAIIPPLALKGPCITIRKFMEKKLEIEDLINFGSMNENMANFLKTTVLNKRNVVISGGTGSGKTTLLNVLSNFIPDDERIITVEDAAELKLYQPNLVSLEARPPNQEGKGAVEIRDLVKNCLRMRPDRIVVGECRGGEALDMLQAMNTGHDGSLTTAHANTPRDCISRLEVMVMMAGMDLPIMAIREQIGSAVNMIVQQSRFSDGSRRVTSITEVTGVEGNTLQLSEIFKFKQTGYDQNGKVVGHYMATGMVPEFYENLRDRGIDVDLSIFKPEVPNV
- a CDS encoding type II secretion system F family protein, which translates into the protein MSSVLLMVIVGISVAILVFGGSFISQELAQKYHETFKYNAKRNLSDMFLFIEPGKLFVGNIVLMVVTFIVVWAYTGAWFVALIAVIGMAILPPYLYKYLQKRRRKKFIQQLPDGLNMICASMRSGSSLINAIEAMVQEAEAPISQEFSLFLREQRLGVDFMEALDNMVERMPEQDFKLVVSGMQISKEIGGNLAETLERLGETLRKKIEMEGKIDSLTAQGRIQGIVMTCLPIFLGYVLYHMEPVHMSRLFTEPMGWIVIAGSSVMLYIGYFFIQKIVNIDV